In Leptolyngbyaceae cyanobacterium, one genomic interval encodes:
- a CDS encoding transposase gives MPTIPCEDQLAQLQLFRQNLYTLFPSSRDSVMDLLDALSGNTTATTPVELCEHPSFRRGYSALYKAIGQFFVPSSPTKAVAERKEFQKSLLQTLSPLIKAPTNRNFHLLGLDTTPIPRPFSPTLPDRTYIHQPHTIKGNKPINIGHQYSLLSFLPESESTQNIPWSIPLSTQRVKTIQNSKLLIQNCFFSSF, from the coding sequence ATGCCTACTATACCCTGTGAAGACCAACTCGCACAATTGCAACTATTTCGCCAAAATTTGTATACTTTATTTCCTAGTAGTCGTGATAGTGTGATGGATTTACTTGATGCGCTTTCTGGAAACACCACGGCTACAACCCCAGTGGAATTATGTGAACATCCTTCGTTTCGGCGAGGTTACAGTGCTTTATATAAAGCGATTGGACAATTTTTTGTGCCGAGTAGCCCGACCAAAGCAGTAGCCGAAAGAAAAGAATTTCAAAAATCTCTACTTCAAACGCTTTCTCCACTAATTAAAGCCCCGACTAACCGCAATTTTCATTTACTTGGTTTGGACACAACCCCCATCCCACGCCCATTTTCCCCTACCTTACCAGACCGGACATATATTCATCAACCTCATACTATTAAAGGCAATAAACCGATTAATATCGGGCATCAGTACTCTCTTTTATCATTTTTACCAGAGTCAGAAAGCACTCAAAATATCCCTTGGTCAATTCCTTTAAGCACCCAACGAGTCAAAACAATTCAAAATTCAAAATTATTAATTCAAAATTGCTTCTTTTCTTCTTTTTGA
- a CDS encoding YeeE/YedE thiosulfate transporter family protein → MVFRADGYKGTPNRKENDILSQLNSLNLKSQIFSFIYGPWSLLTGAVALAVLNWLTLIVSGQPWRITWGFAVWAAQIATWLGWNPTSSTFWSNGAAKQALSQGVLADVSSLMNIGIVLGGTLAAALAGKLVLKFQLSTRAIVTTLLGGLIMGYGAFLGFGCNVSAFFGGIASTSVHGWVWIFCALVGTAIGLYLRSLISYFAAKLGDA, encoded by the coding sequence GTGGTTTTTCGAGCGGACGGGTACAAGGGGACTCCAAACAGAAAAGAAAACGACATCCTGTCCCAATTGAATAGTTTAAATCTAAAATCGCAAATCTTTTCATTTATTTATGGTCCTTGGTCATTGTTAACAGGCGCAGTTGCACTAGCTGTACTTAATTGGTTAACATTAATTGTTTCTGGACAACCCTGGCGAATTACTTGGGGTTTCGCAGTTTGGGCAGCACAAATTGCTACTTGGCTAGGCTGGAATCCTACTTCAAGCACTTTCTGGAGTAATGGCGCAGCAAAACAAGCTCTTAGTCAAGGGGTGTTGGCAGATGTTAGTTCTTTGATGAATATTGGCATTGTGTTAGGAGGAACCCTAGCAGCAGCTTTAGCAGGAAAGTTGGTTCTTAAATTTCAACTTTCAACTAGGGCGATCGTAACTACTTTACTTGGTGGTTTAATTATGGGCTATGGCGCATTTCTTGGCTTTGGTTGCAATGTTAGTGCTTTCTTTGGGGGAATTGCTTCCACAAGCGTGCATGGTTGGGTTTGGATTTTTTGCGCTTTGGTGGGAACTGCGATCGGATTATATTTACGTTCTTTAATCAGTTACTTTGCAGCTAAATTGGGTGATGCGTGA
- a CDS encoding Mrp/NBP35 family ATP-binding protein, whose translation MSADRITDDDKRLNQLVELQRQEVIECLKQVIEPILKNDIITLGMVRNLRVVDNYIYLRLYVGSHQHYLQKQIQSVLSPLTWCKKVYVQLCTIPGVKITLAISSGKGGVGKSTTSVNLAAALKQQGAKVGLLDADVYGPNVPQMLGLGQSDVKVIETDKGQRFLPLEAHGIKVMSVGLLAEPDHPLAWRGPVLHKIITQFIQEVQWGELDYLLIDLPPGTGDAQITIIQESPICGVILVTTPQQVAVADVRRSIRMFRRVGVPVLGIIENMSYLICGQCGDRTPIFGSGGGQQLADELQAPLLGQIPIDARICTGGDTGQPMPLTEPNAIVSQVFGQIAVAIDSTFSRRMSAKIQSTN comes from the coding sequence ATGAGTGCAGATAGAATTACTGATGATGACAAGAGGCTTAATCAATTAGTTGAATTGCAACGCCAAGAAGTGATTGAATGTCTCAAACAAGTTATTGAGCCTATTCTCAAAAATGATATTATTACTTTGGGAATGGTACGCAATTTAAGAGTTGTTGATAACTATATCTATCTGCGTTTATATGTAGGTTCTCATCAACATTATTTGCAAAAACAAATTCAATCGGTTTTATCGCCTTTAACCTGGTGTAAAAAGGTTTATGTTCAACTTTGTACTATTCCAGGTGTCAAAATCACCTTGGCAATTTCCAGCGGAAAGGGGGGCGTTGGTAAATCTACGACTTCAGTCAATTTAGCCGCCGCTTTAAAGCAGCAAGGCGCAAAAGTTGGCTTGTTAGATGCGGATGTTTACGGCCCTAACGTACCGCAAATGTTAGGTTTAGGGCAATCTGATGTGAAGGTAATAGAGACGGATAAAGGTCAGCGCTTTCTTCCTTTAGAAGCGCACGGTATTAAAGTTATGTCCGTTGGTTTGTTAGCAGAACCCGACCATCCTCTAGCATGGCGAGGGCCAGTTTTACACAAAATCATTACTCAATTTATTCAAGAGGTACAGTGGGGAGAACTAGACTATTTATTAATCGATCTGCCCCCCGGTACTGGAGATGCTCAGATTACGATTATCCAAGAAAGCCCTATTTGTGGCGTTATTTTAGTAACAACTCCTCAACAGGTTGCAGTTGCCGATGTTAGACGTAGCATTCGTATGTTTCGTCGAGTTGGCGTTCCCGTTCTTGGCATTATTGAAAATATGAGTTATTTAATTTGCGGTCAATGTGGCGATCGCACTCCTATCTTCGGTAGCGGTGGTGGTCAACAGTTGGCTGATGAACTGCAAGCGCCTCTGCTGGGACAAATTCCTATCGATGCGCGAATTTGTACCGGAGGAGATACCGGACAGCCAATGCCATTAACTGAACCCAATGCGATCGTCAGTCAGGTGTTTGGGCAAATTGCTGTAGCAATCGATTCCACATTCAGTAGAAGAATGTCCGCTAAAATCCAATCAACTAACTGA
- a CDS encoding HEAT repeat domain-containing protein, producing the protein MFADTDSELKQWLEMLRSPNLSDRLVAIKTLQHLGEEEALEPLIAALQDESPAVQKLAVTALWELANPKAVPALVECLASPDEEIRSEALSALGELVSQDNLLLLLDSIHRDDINVQLNVLILLRKIHDAQSLPYILPFFRSENPTLREAAVTTLRYLNQVERCQPALALISDPDESVRRAATLTLGHLTDAEVVPLLCQALTNDSDWQVRRNAAKSLALHTSTEAFLALGVALEDEHWQVRKFTLQVLQKTPDNQFMPALIKALTDEYSDVRRDAAIALGNLGNPAALNALQQSLDDPDRDVCIYTQRAINKIQKLMQETSNT; encoded by the coding sequence ATGTTTGCGGATACAGATTCAGAATTGAAGCAGTGGCTAGAGATGTTGCGATCGCCTAACTTAAGCGATCGCTTAGTTGCCATCAAAACCCTACAACATCTGGGGGAAGAAGAAGCTTTAGAACCCCTAATTGCCGCGCTACAGGATGAGAGTCCAGCCGTGCAAAAGCTGGCAGTCACAGCCCTTTGGGAACTAGCAAATCCCAAAGCAGTTCCGGCATTGGTAGAATGTCTTGCCTCACCCGATGAAGAAATTCGTAGCGAAGCATTATCAGCATTAGGAGAATTAGTTTCTCAAGACAATTTATTATTGCTATTAGATAGCATTCATCGAGATGATATTAACGTCCAACTGAATGTCTTGATTTTGTTGCGTAAAATTCACGATGCTCAATCACTACCATACATTTTACCATTCTTCCGATCGGAAAATCCAACCTTACGGGAAGCAGCCGTTACAACTCTGCGCTATCTCAATCAAGTAGAACGATGCCAACCTGCTTTAGCATTAATTTCCGATCCAGATGAGAGTGTACGTCGGGCTGCTACACTTACGCTAGGACATTTAACAGATGCAGAAGTAGTTCCCTTACTTTGTCAGGCATTAACTAATGATTCTGATTGGCAGGTGCGCCGAAATGCTGCTAAATCTCTGGCACTTCATACCTCTACTGAAGCCTTTCTCGCGTTAGGAGTTGCATTGGAAGACGAACACTGGCAAGTGCGAAAATTTACATTGCAAGTGCTGCAAAAAACACCTGATAATCAGTTTATGCCAGCTTTAATTAAAGCTTTGACGGATGAGTATTCGGACGTGCGGCGAGATGCAGCGATCGCGCTTGGAAATTTGGGAAATCCAGCTGCATTAAATGCCCTTCAGCAATCTTTAGATGACCCAGACCGGGATGTGTGTATTTATACGCAACGTGCCATCAACAAAATTCAGAAATTGATGCAAGAAACTTCAAATACTTAG
- a CDS encoding ferredoxin family protein: MALATQRVDVPVIVDESKCLEKCTACIEVCPLDVLAKNPETGKAYMKYDECWFCLPCEKECPTNAITVQIPFLLR, encoded by the coding sequence ATGGCTTTAGCAACACAACGAGTCGATGTACCTGTCATTGTAGACGAATCAAAATGCCTGGAAAAATGCACGGCTTGTATTGAAGTTTGCCCATTAGATGTACTCGCAAAAAATCCAGAAACAGGTAAAGCTTACATGAAATACGACGAATGCTGGTTCTGCCTGCCTTGCGAAAAAGAATGTCCAACCAACGCGATTACAGTACAAATTCCATTTTTGTTGCGGTAG
- a CDS encoding fumarate reductase/succinate dehydrogenase flavoprotein subunit: protein MDTQRIKTDVLVIGGGTAGTMAAIKAKQANPEANVLILEKANIRRSGAIAMGMDGVNTAVIPGHSTPEQYVREVTIANDGILDQKAVYQTGKLGFSVIQELESWGVKFQKDAQGNYDLKQVHRVGKYVLPMPEGKDLKTILTRQVKRHKANVTNRVMATRIIVQDGRAIGAVGFDVRNGDFVVIQAKAVILCTGACGRLGLPASGYLYGTYENPTNAGDGYSMAYHAGAELSNIECFQINPLIKDYNGPACAYVAGPFGAYTANAEGNRFINCDYWSGQMMLEVWKELNSGKGPIQLKMTHLDEDTISEIESILWANERPSRGRFHEGRGEDYRTHGVEMNISEIGLCSGHSASGVRVNEKAETTVPGLYAAGDMASVPHNYMIGAFVFGLLAGTNAIDYIEGRENVEPDADFLETEKARIYKPLNQPNGIPHTQVEYKLRRLVNDYLQPPKVSNKMEIGLRYFERYHETLDMMGARDPHELMRCNEVHFIRDCAEMAARASLYRRESRWGLYHYRLDYPEKNNDEWFCHVILKKADSGEMTLFKRPIEPYVVDVDLKQEVYNVAVR, encoded by the coding sequence GTGGATACACAACGGATTAAGACAGACGTTCTAGTTATCGGCGGTGGAACGGCTGGAACGATGGCAGCGATTAAAGCAAAGCAGGCAAATCCAGAAGCAAATGTTTTAATTCTGGAGAAAGCAAATATTCGTCGCAGTGGTGCGATCGCAATGGGAATGGATGGCGTTAACACTGCTGTAATTCCCGGTCACTCAACACCAGAACAGTACGTCCGCGAAGTCACCATTGCCAACGATGGTATCCTCGATCAAAAAGCCGTATACCAAACAGGCAAACTCGGATTTAGTGTCATTCAAGAATTGGAAAGTTGGGGCGTCAAATTCCAGAAGGACGCTCAAGGAAACTACGACTTAAAACAAGTACATCGAGTGGGTAAATATGTTTTACCCATGCCAGAAGGTAAAGACTTAAAAACCATTCTTACCCGACAAGTTAAACGCCACAAAGCGAATGTAACCAACCGAGTAATGGCAACTCGAATTATAGTCCAAGATGGACGTGCTATTGGTGCCGTTGGTTTCGATGTTCGCAATGGAGATTTTGTCGTCATTCAAGCCAAGGCAGTTATTCTTTGTACGGGTGCTTGTGGACGGTTAGGACTACCAGCTTCCGGCTACCTTTACGGCACTTATGAAAATCCCACTAATGCCGGAGATGGCTATTCAATGGCCTATCATGCTGGGGCAGAACTTTCTAACATTGAATGCTTCCAAATTAATCCCCTAATTAAAGATTACAACGGCCCTGCCTGCGCTTACGTCGCGGGGCCATTCGGTGCTTATACTGCAAATGCAGAAGGTAATCGCTTCATTAATTGCGATTACTGGAGCGGTCAAATGATGCTAGAAGTTTGGAAAGAATTGAACTCTGGCAAAGGGCCAATTCAACTTAAAATGACCCATTTAGATGAGGATACGATTTCAGAAATTGAATCAATTCTTTGGGCGAACGAACGCCCCAGTCGAGGCCGTTTTCATGAAGGCAGAGGCGAAGATTACCGCACCCACGGCGTTGAAATGAACATTTCAGAAATAGGACTGTGTAGCGGTCACAGCGCCTCTGGTGTACGGGTAAATGAAAAAGCAGAAACAACCGTGCCAGGGTTGTATGCAGCAGGAGATATGGCAAGCGTTCCCCACAATTATATGATTGGGGCGTTTGTCTTTGGATTGCTAGCAGGAACTAATGCCATTGATTACATAGAAGGACGAGAAAATGTTGAACCAGATGCAGACTTTTTAGAAACAGAAAAAGCTCGAATTTACAAACCACTCAATCAGCCAAATGGAATTCCGCATACTCAGGTCGAATACAAATTGCGTCGATTAGTCAACGATTATTTGCAACCTCCCAAAGTTAGTAACAAAATGGAAATCGGGCTGCGATATTTTGAGCGCTATCACGAAACTTTGGACATGATGGGTGCGAGAGACCCTCACGAACTGATGCGTTGTAACGAAGTTCACTTTATTCGAGATTGTGCGGAAATGGCAGCACGCGCTTCTTTGTACCGCCGAGAAAGCCGTTGGGGTCTTTACCATTACCGTTTAGACTACCCAGAAAAGAACAACGACGAGTGGTTCTGCCATGTGATTTTAAAAAAGGCTGATTCTGGAGAGATGACCTTGTTCAAACGTCCAATTGAACCTTACGTTGTAGATGTTGATTTAAAGCAAGAAGTGTACAACGTTGCCGTTCGCTGA
- a CDS encoding LysR substrate-binding domain-containing protein, which produces MEVYQIKVFLEVARHLSFTAASDTLNLTQPAVSAKIKSLETEIGTSLFYRSGKRVQLTEVGQFLFKEGQKLIEIENQLRHKIEEIKQGKNSQIKIGCTASISEGWVPPLIFQYRQKYPDIQIQCSIFESAESLYRAIIDNKIDVGISELSFAEFTEISATAIASFQYSLILTAKHPLAKNKWLSLKDLQKYAWVVLPPDTPNRLVLESRLTELGISLADFSKVETVDTPSLMRTYLTQGNFLGFASSFDFKAERQSNLLVSISLQEFPLESNVFLLLPQQLSQSVLSNSDMSCGKLRQHTNRKSRSLNPIEKFVALIQSTANSSNSVSLESHQASPIRLKSPNFIVHSNNSQRPNTIVLNLGVQNATIPTVTGGLVIQRLGLLEHFLPREGRYSSTQYKINWHDFPLGAPIIRGLQSGQLDIGLLGDYPSLLSAIASDDAADRQTKTRLVSFVSANPDGSCNAVIVPHKSKLHSLEDLRGRVIAVPGCSSAHGMVMRSLNTANLLAEVEIAIFDGSNLNYPNQLADGYAHFAPFHAIACRQGKFRYLLSDDLSGLPAFHAVLASEILADQYPEIVIAYLKALKAAQYWCMTTSSALSLIGRWTNVDSEILSQILSSPDRKNQSQRFFPEMTIRTDWIAQHIVDLSSIPGNENMGSIDLNQWIQPEFLEKAHNSV; this is translated from the coding sequence GTGGAAGTTTATCAAATTAAAGTTTTTTTAGAAGTCGCTCGGCATTTAAGTTTTACAGCAGCATCAGATACGCTAAATCTAACGCAGCCGGCTGTCAGTGCAAAAATTAAATCTTTAGAGACTGAGATTGGCACTTCACTTTTCTATCGATCGGGGAAAAGAGTTCAATTAACTGAGGTCGGTCAGTTTCTCTTTAAAGAAGGACAAAAACTGATTGAAATTGAAAATCAATTGAGGCATAAAATTGAAGAGATCAAACAAGGAAAAAATAGTCAAATAAAAATTGGTTGCACTGCTTCAATCAGTGAAGGTTGGGTGCCACCATTAATTTTTCAGTACCGTCAGAAATATCCCGATATCCAGATTCAATGCTCGATCTTTGAATCGGCAGAGTCTCTTTACCGAGCTATTATTGATAATAAAATTGATGTGGGAATTTCCGAACTGAGTTTTGCAGAATTTACGGAGATATCAGCAACAGCGATCGCATCCTTTCAATATTCCCTTATCCTCACTGCCAAACATCCCCTAGCTAAAAACAAATGGTTAAGTTTGAAGGATTTACAGAAATATGCTTGGGTAGTGCTGCCTCCAGATACACCGAATCGATTAGTGTTAGAATCTCGTCTAACAGAATTAGGGATATCCTTAGCTGATTTCTCGAAAGTTGAAACTGTGGATACGCCCAGCTTGATGCGAACCTATTTAACTCAAGGAAACTTTTTGGGATTTGCCTCTAGTTTTGACTTTAAAGCGGAACGTCAATCTAACCTTTTAGTTTCGATTTCTTTGCAAGAATTTCCCTTAGAAAGTAATGTCTTTTTGTTATTGCCACAACAATTAAGTCAGTCGGTACTATCCAATAGCGATATGTCTTGTGGCAAGCTACGCCAACACACAAATCGTAAATCCCGCAGTTTAAATCCGATTGAAAAGTTTGTTGCTTTGATTCAATCTACGGCGAATTCCTCTAATTCAGTGTCTTTAGAATCGCATCAAGCCTCACCTATTCGCTTAAAATCGCCTAATTTTATTGTCCATTCCAATAACTCTCAACGCCCCAACACGATCGTACTCAACCTTGGGGTACAAAATGCCACAATTCCCACAGTTACCGGAGGTTTAGTTATCCAACGTTTGGGACTCCTAGAGCATTTTTTACCACGCGAGGGTCGCTACAGTAGCACTCAATATAAAATCAATTGGCATGATTTTCCTTTAGGAGCACCGATTATTAGAGGTTTGCAGTCGGGACAACTCGACATCGGTCTTTTAGGCGATTATCCTTCACTCCTAAGCGCGATCGCTTCAGATGACGCTGCCGATCGACAAACTAAAACTCGTTTGGTTAGTTTCGTTTCTGCTAATCCCGACGGTTCTTGCAATGCGGTGATTGTTCCCCACAAATCCAAGCTGCACAGTTTGGAAGATTTGCGCGGACGAGTAATTGCAGTTCCTGGATGTTCTTCAGCGCATGGCATGGTGATGCGATCGCTCAATACTGCTAACCTGTTGGCAGAAGTCGAAATTGCTATTTTTGATGGCTCTAACCTCAACTATCCCAACCAACTTGCAGATGGGTATGCTCACTTTGCACCGTTTCATGCGATCGCCTGCCGCCAAGGAAAATTTCGTTATTTACTAAGCGATGATTTGAGCGGTTTACCTGCTTTTCACGCAGTCTTAGCTAGCGAGATTCTAGCGGATCAATATCCAGAAATTGTTATTGCTTACTTAAAAGCATTAAAAGCTGCTCAATATTGGTGTATGACAACCTCTTCTGCTTTGTCACTTATCGGTCGTTGGACTAACGTTGATTCAGAAATCCTTTCCCAAATTCTGAGCAGTCCCGATCGCAAAAATCAGTCTCAACGCTTTTTTCCAGAAATGACCATCCGAACAGATTGGATTGCCCAACATATTGTCGATCTGAGTTCAATCCCTGGCAATGAAAATATGGGCTCGATTGACCTCAATCAATGGATTCAACCTGAATTTCTGGAGAAGGCTCATAATTCAGTTTAG
- a CDS encoding ABC transporter ATP-binding protein gives MTILVEKNNRLNSFQGLVEIEGLSVAFKRKGSSISVLESINFKINPGEFVCLLGPSGCGKSTILNLIAGFIKPTRGYVFVDGKPVDKPGADRGFVFQQYSLLPWKTTFQNVEFGLKVRGISKTERKERVNDYLNRVGLYKHRHSYPHQLSGGMQQRASIIRALVNSPSVLLMDEPFAALDAQTRHMMQELLLAIWSELKPTVIFVTHDIEEAIFLSDRILIMGVNPGQIKTTLPVTLPRPRLLDDILSPEFVKLNRQVFELIREETLKSMELAI, from the coding sequence ATGACAATATTAGTAGAAAAAAATAATAGGCTGAATTCATTTCAAGGACTTGTAGAAATTGAGGGTTTGTCCGTTGCATTCAAACGCAAAGGATCTTCTATCTCTGTATTGGAATCTATTAACTTTAAAATTAATCCGGGTGAATTTGTTTGCTTGCTGGGGCCATCTGGGTGTGGCAAGTCAACTATTCTTAATTTAATTGCTGGATTTATTAAACCAACCAGGGGTTATGTTTTTGTTGACGGCAAACCTGTAGATAAACCTGGTGCCGATCGAGGGTTTGTGTTTCAGCAATATTCTTTGTTACCTTGGAAAACTACGTTTCAGAATGTTGAATTTGGTTTAAAAGTTCGAGGAATTTCTAAAACAGAACGAAAAGAACGGGTTAATGATTATCTAAATCGAGTAGGTTTATACAAGCATCGTCATTCTTATCCTCACCAACTTTCGGGAGGGATGCAACAACGAGCTAGTATTATCAGAGCGTTGGTTAATTCTCCTTCGGTGTTATTGATGGATGAGCCATTTGCAGCATTAGATGCTCAAACTCGACACATGATGCAGGAATTATTACTCGCGATTTGGAGCGAGTTGAAACCAACGGTGATTTTTGTAACTCACGACATTGAGGAAGCGATTTTTTTGAGCGATCGCATTCTCATTATGGGAGTCAATCCCGGCCAAATTAAAACAACGCTGCCCGTAACTTTACCGCGCCCTCGCCTCCTAGATGATATTTTGTCCCCAGAGTTTGTAAAGTTAAATCGTCAGGTATTTGAGTTGATTCGCGAAGAAACACTAAAGAGTATGGAACTGGCTATCTAA
- a CDS encoding ABC transporter permease, producing the protein MSSSSSKRSNSSKVYSSTKLSGQFSLALLPIKGKLLRQFFSLFLFFGIWQLLCIAKFNFFISFEFLPTPIEVLSATLSFFTSNAIIHIKASAIRVVIGFTIAAALGISLGILIGWFQKIEDLIFLPLELLRPIPAVAWIPLAILMFPTAETGMIYITFLGAFFPILISTIRGVENTDVVLLRVGQSLGANQWYIFKDIVVPGAMPSIASGLVIGMGNSWFCLVTAEILAGRYGVGYITWESYVTSNYPPIVMGMLLIGLMGLLSTYLVDRLTKLLMPWRVTKKGST; encoded by the coding sequence ATGTCTAGCTCCTCTTCTAAACGTTCAAATAGTTCTAAAGTTTACAGTTCGACCAAACTGAGCGGGCAGTTCTCTCTAGCTCTGCTACCCATAAAAGGTAAACTACTCAGACAATTCTTTTCTCTATTCCTTTTCTTTGGTATTTGGCAACTTCTCTGCATTGCTAAGTTTAATTTTTTTATTAGTTTTGAATTTTTGCCGACGCCTATCGAGGTATTGAGTGCAACGCTAAGTTTCTTTACGAGTAATGCCATAATTCACATCAAGGCTAGTGCGATTCGAGTGGTAATTGGTTTTACGATCGCGGCAGCTTTAGGCATTAGTCTGGGGATTCTCATTGGCTGGTTTCAGAAAATTGAAGACTTAATCTTTCTCCCTCTAGAATTACTTAGACCCATTCCAGCCGTTGCTTGGATACCGTTAGCAATCTTGATGTTCCCTACCGCCGAAACGGGAATGATTTATATTACGTTTTTAGGAGCATTTTTTCCGATTTTGATCAGTACAATTCGTGGTGTTGAGAATACTGATGTTGTTCTGTTACGAGTAGGACAGTCTTTGGGTGCCAATCAGTGGTATATCTTCAAAGATATTGTTGTACCTGGAGCAATGCCAAGTATTGCTAGTGGTTTAGTAATTGGAATGGGTAATTCTTGGTTTTGCTTAGTCACTGCTGAGATTCTAGCGGGTCGCTATGGAGTAGGTTACATCACCTGGGAATCTTATGTAACTTCTAATTATCCACCCATTGTGATGGGGATGTTGCTGATTGGCTTGATGGGATTATTGAGTACTTATCTAGTTGACAGATTGACTAAGTTGCTGATGCCTTGGAGAGTGACTAAAAAGGGAAGTACTTAG
- a CDS encoding ABC transporter substrate-binding protein, with product MANSTNNNTSAKKILRISIGTQDQTINTVTGGAVIREENLLEKYLPKTGKYANVKYQIEWSSYTSAPPLTNKMLANQIDIGMMADFPSTINITTFQQKGNGVKTIFIATLGYSPNGAGNAVLVPKDSPYKTLADLRGKTISAPFGSTGHGMLLKALRDAGLDPQKDVTLVNQSPEVGGTNLQKGQIDAHANFVPYGELFPFRGFARKILDGAQAGIPTFHGVVVRSDFAKENPEIVVAYLKAVLEANNLFREQPEVMASNIQKWSGIEKEVVYMFLGPSGIQKLDPRIQPYQIEALKNSVRTLQQIQKLDASVKPEEVANWADESYLKQAMTETGVNYDEMGNLANNYVISGNDALTNEPITNPKMAAQVWIKGEDKVINFASAKNMLTMLPKLKAEGKTPSVIFVHDREQGWKLFADKSFYVQNGDEISAFLLEKDAQAFAGKSGTKVADFSSLQNLYTQTDKPTALVPTKR from the coding sequence GTGGCCAACTCTACTAATAATAATACTTCAGCCAAAAAGATTCTTCGTATATCGATTGGAACGCAAGATCAGACCATTAATACTGTTACAGGTGGAGCGGTTATTCGCGAAGAGAACTTACTAGAAAAGTATCTACCTAAAACGGGGAAATATGCCAATGTCAAGTACCAAATTGAATGGTCAAGTTATACATCTGCTCCACCTCTCACCAATAAAATGCTAGCCAATCAAATCGACATTGGCATGATGGCAGACTTCCCTTCTACTATTAACATCACGACTTTTCAACAGAAAGGAAATGGGGTGAAAACTATTTTTATTGCCACGCTAGGTTACAGCCCTAATGGAGCCGGTAATGCAGTTTTAGTCCCCAAGGATAGTCCCTATAAAACGCTAGCAGATTTGAGAGGAAAAACGATTTCTGCACCGTTTGGTTCTACAGGACACGGAATGTTGTTGAAGGCACTAAGAGACGCAGGTTTAGATCCTCAAAAAGATGTCACCTTAGTTAATCAATCTCCAGAAGTAGGGGGAACTAATCTACAAAAGGGTCAAATTGACGCTCACGCTAACTTTGTTCCCTACGGCGAATTGTTCCCTTTCCGAGGATTTGCGAGAAAGATTTTGGATGGCGCTCAAGCAGGAATTCCGACGTTTCATGGTGTGGTAGTCCGTTCGGATTTTGCTAAAGAAAACCCTGAAATTGTAGTGGCTTACCTTAAGGCTGTATTAGAGGCAAATAATCTATTCCGCGAACAGCCAGAAGTGATGGCTAGCAATATCCAAAAGTGGTCTGGCATTGAAAAAGAAGTGGTTTATATGTTTCTGGGGCCTTCTGGTATTCAAAAGCTCGATCCCAGAATCCAACCTTATCAAATTGAAGCACTCAAAAATAGCGTGCGGACGTTACAGCAGATTCAAAAACTGGATGCCAGTGTCAAGCCAGAAGAAGTTGCGAACTGGGCAGACGAAAGCTACTTAAAGCAGGCAATGACGGAGACAGGAGTTAATTATGATGAGATGGGAAATTTAGCTAATAACTATGTTATCAGCGGCAATGATGCCCTGACCAACGAGCCGATTACTAATCCTAAAATGGCTGCCCAAGTCTGGATTAAGGGAGAGGATAAGGTTATCAACTTTGCCTCAGCTAAAAATATGCTGACCATGCTGCCCAAACTAAAAGCTGAGGGAAAAACGCCGAGTGTAATTTTTGTCCACGACCGCGAACAGGGCTGGAAATTATTTGCCGATAAATCTTTTTATGTCCAGAATGGCGATGAAATTTCTGCATTCTTACTGGAGAAAGATGCTCAGGCTTTTGCAGGAAAATCAGGAACTAAAGTTGCTGACTTCAGTAGCCTTCAGAACCTTTATACTCAAACCGATAAACCTACAGCATTAGTTCCTACTAAACGATGA